GCTTCCTGGCAAACAGACTGATAATATCCGTTAATGACACGACGCCGATCAGTTTCCCCGTGCGATACTCCTTCTCAAACAAGTTTGGTTGAGATGGAATCTTGGATGGCGTGGTGGACAATGGGTCGTCCACTGACGTCATCAAGGGAGAGTAATTGACGTTCGTGGTGGAGTTAGAATGGCTATTCGAGTTGGAACTATTCATTGAGGCAGAAGAGTTGGATGGGGTACTTTGAATCTCAGGTGGTTGGACAATCCATAATCTATGTGATTTAGTAGCGACTAACTTGGCAAGAGTTCTAGCCAGAGAGCTTGTTGGATACACGTGGAAGATGGGGAAGGAATCCTTCCCTGTTTCCAGACCTCTTGAATTTAAGATCACAGAGATGAAATGACGACAATTCTTATGTAATAATGGATACTGGGAGGTCCTTGTAACATGTTTCACATCTGTGACCGAAATATTACCGATCAAATTACCTTGATTATCGATGACAGCAATGGAGgaaattctttcaatgtACATCTTGTAAAGGGCCATAATTAAAGGTTCATCACCATGAATGGAAATGACACGAGATTGTCTTGATGTTGGCTTAGCATTGGAATCCAAGACACCAATACccaaatctttcaatgagaaattaaataaGGATTCTAAAGTGGGGAAAGATCTTGCATTATCCCAAAGATACTTAATCAAACGACTTTGAGATAGAACCCCCTTAACTTTTGTCATATCAACGTTTGTAACTGCAACACGATGAACACCTGAACCTAATATACCCATAACAGTGGATAAATTTTCAGTTTCTGGTAATTTATAAAAGGGATTCTTTGGAGTTAGTTTAACAATCTCACCTACAGGGACAGGCTTCCCATTTTGACAGTCTTGAgtaattttcttattattgACGTTAATCTTGTTCAATACCAGTAataaatatgaatttaaaTCATTGTAATCAAAAGTTAAACAATTCATATCTCCAGGTACCGATTCTACGGGGATGGAATTTAAATGATTCTTAATCAATACATTAAATGCCTCTTCCACGGATAAAGTACCGGGAATAAAGATCAATTTGTTGGGTTCAACCAATTGAGATAATTGGATATGTTGCCATTTTTGAGCATGAATGGTATCTAAACATTGGGAAGGtgttttcttcatttgagTAGAGGAaacatcttctttattCAGATCTTGAGAGATAGGCTCCTCAGCCACTTCAGCAGCCATTGCGCTCAAAGGTGGCGGTGTTGACAACATCTCCACAATAGAAGCGTGTCTAGAAGTTGGATTAGAGTTGGAAGTTACAGCTGGGGGGAATGATGGTTCGTTATTATTCGACATTAGGGGTTGATAGTTgagtttttttttctattcACTAATGTACAATGCAATTATGAGAAATAAGGTCCTTTTTACTTTTTGGTTCACAGATCTAATTGATTGTGAAATGCTGTTGATACTCTAAATAAGCGGCGAACAGCTGTGTTCTTGTAAGTTTGACGTTAAAGTGCAAGTGTTGTATTGTTATCCTTGTCTTTTCTCCACTTTACCTCCCTTTTTCACAACGACCCCGCGATTACGTCAGCTGCCATTATTCTTTTTGCCCGTGCAAAAACTGTATTATATTCTATTATATTCTATTAAATTACTTATTAGGTTTATTTACTTGGAGCATACGTGGCAACCATCTCCTCTGGTGAGGCAAACTTGAGGCTCATATTGTCAGCTCTCATTTCAAGGAAGAGAGCGACCAACTTTTCGACGTCAATCCTTTCACAGTTCTTCAATCCAAAGAAATCAGTGGCAGTCTTAATCCATCTCATACGGTATTGAATATCTTCAGGTTTGTCTGGTCCAGATGGATTGGTAGTAGCCTTTCTTATCTTGACTCTTAAATCCCCCAGTCTCTTCATGGATTCATCAAAATCCATGCTTTGGAAATGTCTGGTGATCTCATCCCTAACAATACCACCCAAAGTTGGACTGATACCATTACTACTGATCATCAATTGAAGGCCGCCACCTAAAGTAGCGTTGgcaccaaagaagaaatcaCATAATGCAGGTTTATCAGCAACATTTACCATTTGTTGGTTCCCGTATTTTTTCTTAGCAAGAGCATGGATCTCTTCTGATTTGTTGTCACTAGCAATGCAAACAAGGATTAAATGCCAGTATTCCTCTTCACCatccaaattgaaatattcttctttgaacTCATCTTGAATGActttataaatttgaaCAGTCTCTTCACCGGTCTTTTCATCCTGATGTCTCCAATCGGCGTTGATAATCACTTTCTCCCCATCCTGAGATGGCAGTTGAT
The sequence above is a segment of the Naumovozyma castellii chromosome 8, complete genome genome. Coding sequences within it:
- the MET8 gene encoding bifunctional precorrin-2 dehydrogenase/sirohydrochlorin ferrochelatase MET8 (ancestral locus Anc_6.105); amino-acid sequence: MVSLQLAHQLDNKNVLLIGGGKMGVTRLKKLLPVGSKVTLVSPRFDPSISKSGMFPHQLPSQDGEKVIINADWRHQDEKTGEETVQIYKVIQDEFKEEYFNLDGEEEYWHLILVCIASDNKSEEIHALAKKKYGNQQMVNVADKPALCDFFFGANATLGGGLQLMISSNGISPTLGGIVRDEITRHFQSMDFDESMKRLGDLRVKIRKATTNPSGPDKPEDIQYRMRWIKTATDFFGLKNCERIDVEKLVALFLEMRADNMSLKFASPEEMVATYAPSK
- the SDS24 gene encoding Sds24p (ancestral locus Anc_6.107), which codes for MSNNNEPSFPPAVTSNSNPTSRHASIVEMLSTPPPLSAMAAEVAEEPISQDLNKEDVSSTQMKKTPSQCLDTIHAQKWQHIQLSQLVEPNKLIFIPGTLSVEEAFNVLIKNHLNSIPVESVPGDMNCLTFDYNDLNSYLLLVLNKINVNNKKITQDCQNGKPVPVGEIVKLTPKNPFYKLPETENLSTVMGILGSGVHRVAVTNVDMTKVKGVLSQSRLIKYLWDNARSFPTLESLFNFSLKDLGIGVLDSNAKPTSRQSRVISIHGDEPLIMALYKMYIERISSIAVIDNQGNLIGNISVTDVKHVTRTSQYPLLHKNCRHFISVILNSRGLETGKDSFPIFHVYPTSSLARTLAKLVATKSHRLWIVQPPEIQSTPSNSSASMNSSNSNSHSNSTTNVNYSPLMTSVDDPLSTTPSKIPSQPNLFEKEYRTGKLIGVVSLTDIISLFARKQTEYKQVDPQTARRQRGSVV